One region of Pristis pectinata isolate sPriPec2 chromosome 30, sPriPec2.1.pri, whole genome shotgun sequence genomic DNA includes:
- the LOC127584759 gene encoding uncharacterized protein LOC127584759, whose protein sequence is MRPWRTKALRRRRTPSAVSSFFDFLRLMLSHCKSCLMCSKSCCKSDWPCPFPVVNLQATKSNSVGTQTSFCTLPKVTDIPQTITKDGKNSGALGISVPGSNLLITFDSLQTSAMACPSLEVSPARDCTPTAHATPVGPLLGSHFDSRPTQVPVVRTTVIQMESQPLNAVTLILTLTTIAYACTPTSRGGTNVLGHPQSGLRPSRAYSSPPLPGQLATRDSCPSSCGQGMTLPLSMFPLAGEALRCPGGEGEGRNVGLVEEEAGASYEDLGWDKEGVLAHSGTSREQGGPIPLEVAQQEGAPLPLCPLKGPLLEVGPSSCGGQKEGKGEGAVAWCWPPLPIPQDEHLCEAGQDEKQSSRCLAGPWDGVQEAESWTSPSLLPSRWAQGSWDPSEDLGSCQKSSGTRGEWESEPSSSRSGPVGLGTSQEWSGAFNTSLWVFDHFQDFHRGLRYRPHPGLVLSLAGTPSQGKRRRGGGLLGPEQAGPVALTHTRPRFEIQDEEKTLMQLLAAHSSPPSPVPDTQLVWVPPSDLEYWATFYFGGGVEAARRLLRERRGKAAAPRWGFRP, encoded by the exons ATGAGACCGTGGAGAACAAAAGCTTTGAGAAGACGACGGACTCCTTCCGCTGTCTCTTCGTTCTTCGACTTCCTGAGACTAATGCTGAGCCATTGCAAAAGTTGTTTGATG TGTTCCAAATCTTGCTGCAAGTCAGATTGGCCTTGCCCGTTTCCGGTGGTCAATCTGCAGGCAACGAAATCCAACTCCGTGGGAACCCAGACAAGCTTTTGCACCCTGCCGAAGGTCACGGATATTCCACAGACCATCACGAAAGATGGGAAGAACTCAGGTGCCCTTGGAATCTCAGTTCCAG gGTCCAACCTGCTGATCACATTTGACAGCCTTCAAACCTCTGCCATGGCTTGCCCGTCCTTGGAAGTGTCCCCGGCACGGGATTGCACTCCAACTGCGCATGCCACTCCCGTTGGGCCATTGTTGGGCAGCCATTTTGACAGCCGGCCCACCCAGGTCCCGGTGGTGAGAACAACAGTGATACAGATGGAGTCCCAGCCCCTGAACGCGGTCACCCTCATCCTGACCCTCACCACCATTGCTTACGCCTGCACACCCACTTCCCGCGGGGGGACCAATGTCCTAGGACACCCCCAGTCAGGCCTCAGGCCTAGTCGGGCCTACTCCAGCCCTCCGTTGCCAGGGCAACTGGCCACCCGAGATTCCTGCCCCTCCTCATGTGGACAAGGGATGACGCTCCCCCTCAGCATGTTTCCGCTGGCGGGAGAAGCCCTCCGATGTcctggaggtgagggggagggccgAAATGTGGGCCTGGTGGAGGAGGAGGCTGGAGCTAGCTATGAGGACCTTGGCTGGGACAAGGAGGGTGTTCTAGCTCACTCTGGGACTTCCAGGGAGCAAGGTGGCCCCATTCCCCTGGAGGTAGCTCAGCAAGAGGGCGCTCCCCTCCCCCTTTGCCCCCTCAAAGGGCCATTGCTCGAGGTGGGTCCCTCCTCCTGTGGGGGACAgaaggaagggaaaggggagggggcagtTGCCTGGTGCTGGCCCCCTCTGCCCATCCCCCAGGATGAGCACCTATGCGAAGCTGGGCAGGATGAGAAGCAGTCTTCCCGTTGCCTGGCCGGGCCTTGGGATGGGGTCCAAGAGGCTGAATCTTGGACCTCCCCCAGCCTCCTGCCCTCCCGCTGGGCCCAGGGGTCCTGGGACCCCAGTGAGGACCTGGGCTCATGCCAGAAGAGCAGCGGGACCCGGGGGGAGTGGGAATCGGAGCCCAGCTCTAGCAGGTCCGGCCCAGTGGGCCTTGGGACATCCCAGGAGTGGAGTGGGGccttcaacacctccctctgggtgTTTGACCACTTCCAGGACTTCCACAGGGGGCTCAGGTACAGGCCCCATCCGGGCCTCGTGCTCTCCCTGGCTGGGACCCCATCCCAGGGCAAACGGAGGAGGGGGGGAGGCTTGCTAGGCCCCGAACAGGCTGGGCCGGTGGCTCTGACCCACACACGTCCTCGTTTCGAGATCCAGGATGAGGAAAAGACTCTAATGCAGTTGCTGGCAGCACATagctctcctccctctcccgtcCCGGACACCCAGTTGGTCTGGGTGCCCCCAAGCGACCTGGAGTACTGGGCCACCTTCTACTTCGGCGGAGGGGTGGAGGCGGCGAGGAGGctgctgagggagcgccggggGAAGGCCGCGGCTCCCAGGTGGGGTTTCAGGCCTTGA